From the genome of Thermoflexus hugenholtzii, one region includes:
- the mdh gene encoding malate dehydrogenase, with translation MRPKITIVGAGNVGATTAHWLAERELGDIVLVDIPQTEGMPKGKALDLMQAGPIVGYNTRLIGTTDYEPTANSDIVVITAGVPRKPGMSREDLVNVNANIIRDVISKAVPLSPNAIYIVVTNPLDTMTYLAYKLSGLPRERVIGQAGILDSARMRTFIAMELDVAVENVQAMVLGGHGDEMVPMVRFTTVAGIPISMLLPKEKIDAIVDRTRKGGGEIVSLLKTGSAYYAPGAAVAQMVEAILKDQKLIVPCSVYLQGEYGLHDICFGVPVKLGRKGVEQIIELPLNEEERAMLERSVQLIRSTMAALQPA, from the coding sequence ATGCGCCCCAAGATCACGATTGTCGGTGCGGGGAACGTGGGCGCCACGACGGCCCACTGGCTGGCGGAGCGGGAGCTCGGGGACATCGTGCTGGTGGACATCCCCCAGACCGAAGGCATGCCGAAAGGGAAAGCCCTTGACCTCATGCAGGCCGGTCCCATCGTCGGCTACAACACCCGCCTCATCGGGACCACGGACTACGAGCCGACGGCGAACTCCGACATCGTGGTCATCACCGCCGGTGTTCCCCGCAAACCCGGGATGAGCCGGGAGGACCTGGTCAACGTCAACGCCAACATCATCCGGGACGTGATCAGCAAAGCGGTCCCTCTCTCCCCGAACGCGATCTACATCGTGGTGACCAACCCGCTGGACACCATGACCTACCTGGCCTACAAGCTCTCCGGCCTCCCCCGGGAGCGGGTCATCGGGCAGGCCGGGATCCTGGACAGCGCCCGCATGCGCACCTTCATCGCCATGGAGCTGGACGTGGCGGTGGAGAACGTCCAGGCCATGGTGCTGGGCGGACACGGGGACGAGATGGTCCCGATGGTGCGCTTCACCACCGTGGCCGGCATCCCCATCTCCATGCTGCTCCCCAAGGAGAAGATCGACGCCATCGTTGACCGCACCCGCAAGGGCGGCGGGGAGATCGTGAGCTTGCTCAAGACGGGGAGCGCCTACTACGCCCCCGGCGCGGCGGTGGCCCAGATGGTGGAGGCCATCCTCAAGGACCAGAAGCTGATCGTCCCCTGCTCGGTGTATCTGCAGGGCGAATACGGCCTCCACGACATCTGCTTCGGGGTCCCGGTGAAGCTGGGCCGCAAGGGCGTGGAGCAGATCATCGAGCTGCCCCTCAACGAGGAGGAGCGCGCCATGCTCGAGCGGTCGGTCCAGCTCATCCGCAGCACCATGGCCGCCCTCCAGCCCGCCTGA
- a CDS encoding TVP38/TMEM64 family protein, with the protein MSRLLPRGPRVGLWLRGAGLIALAAGGLLLFPHLWPLVAERERLEAWLAANRATGVILLIGLNALQVILAPLPGALLGWISGYWFGPWWGSLITWIGVSLGNGLTMAVARVLGRPLLMAGLPAHRLERMDRLLRRYGLVLILIVFLLPFTPDDLLAWAVGLSPLPLGPAFAVSTLARLVHVLIANAVGAYLRSGDPLWLGMAAALSLGALALAWRLATASRLPLSALYDDRSG; encoded by the coding sequence GTGTCCCGCCTGCTTCCTCGCGGACCCCGAGTCGGCCTGTGGTTGCGGGGCGCAGGGCTCATCGCCCTGGCCGCCGGCGGCCTCCTCCTCTTCCCCCATCTGTGGCCCCTGGTGGCCGAGCGGGAGCGGCTGGAGGCATGGCTGGCGGCCAACCGGGCGACGGGCGTCATCCTCCTCATCGGGTTGAACGCCCTGCAGGTGATCCTCGCGCCGTTGCCGGGGGCGTTGCTGGGGTGGATCAGCGGCTACTGGTTCGGGCCCTGGTGGGGCTCCCTGATCACCTGGATCGGGGTCAGCCTGGGCAACGGACTCACCATGGCCGTGGCCCGTGTCCTGGGCCGCCCGTTGCTCATGGCCGGGCTTCCGGCCCATCGGCTGGAACGGATGGATCGTCTGCTCCGGCGCTACGGATTGGTCCTCATCCTGATCGTCTTCCTGTTGCCCTTCACGCCGGACGATCTCCTGGCGTGGGCCGTCGGGCTTTCTCCGCTCCCCCTCGGCCCCGCCTTCGCCGTGAGCACCCTCGCCCGTCTGGTCCACGTGCTGATCGCCAACGCCGTCGGGGCCTATCTGCGCTCCGGGGATCCGCTCTGGCTGGGGATGGCCGCCGCCCTCAGCCTCGGGGCCCTCGCCCTGGCATGGCGGCTGGCGACGGCTTCCCGTCTCCCCCTCTCCGCCCTCTACGATGATCGCTCGGGATGA
- a CDS encoding enoyl-ACP reductase, translating to MGLLDGKIALIFGVANDHSIAWGIAKAMHAEGATLAFSYAGPALERRVRPLAESVGASFIEPCDLSDDEQIAALFEKYRQAYDRLDILVHAVAFAKREELSGPYYLTSREGFRIAMDVSVYSFTALAREAAPLMKNGGALLTLTYYGSEKVVPHYNVMGVAKAALEASVRYLAYDLGPKGIRVNAISAGPIRTLAATGIPGFRSLYSLFREIVPLRRNVTIEDVGALAAWLCSDRAAAITGEVIFVDAGYHILGVTERLVEEPAEAR from the coding sequence ATGGGGCTGCTGGATGGGAAGATCGCCTTGATCTTCGGGGTGGCGAACGATCACTCCATCGCCTGGGGCATCGCCAAGGCGATGCATGCGGAGGGGGCCACCCTGGCCTTCTCCTACGCCGGGCCGGCCCTGGAGCGGCGGGTGCGTCCCCTGGCGGAGAGCGTGGGGGCGTCCTTCATCGAGCCGTGCGATCTGAGCGATGACGAACAGATCGCCGCCCTCTTCGAGAAATACCGCCAGGCCTACGACCGGCTGGACATCCTGGTCCACGCCGTGGCCTTCGCGAAGCGGGAGGAGCTGAGCGGACCGTATTACCTGACCTCCCGCGAAGGGTTCCGCATCGCGATGGACGTGAGCGTGTATTCCTTCACCGCCCTGGCCCGGGAGGCCGCGCCCCTGATGAAGAACGGCGGGGCGCTGCTCACCCTGACCTACTACGGCTCGGAGAAGGTGGTCCCGCACTACAACGTGATGGGCGTGGCCAAGGCCGCCCTGGAGGCCTCGGTCCGTTACCTGGCCTATGACCTGGGGCCGAAGGGCATCCGGGTCAACGCCATCTCCGCCGGCCCCATCCGGACCCTCGCGGCCACCGGCATCCCGGGGTTCCGTTCCCTTTACAGCCTGTTCCGGGAGATCGTCCCCCTGCGGCGCAACGTCACCATCGAGGACGTGGGGGCACTGGCCGCCTGGCTGTGCAGCGACCGGGCGGCCGCCATCACCGGCGAGGTGATCTTCGTCGACGCCGGGTATCACATCCTCGGCGTCACCGAGCGCCTGGTGGAGGAGCCGGCGGAGGCCCGTTGA
- a CDS encoding DUF4926 domain-containing protein, translating to MIRELDSVVLMRDLPEHGLRAGDVGVVVHVYGEGIGFEVEFVTGDGKTVAVVTLSRDEVRPIGKEEILHVRTLTST from the coding sequence ATGATCCGAGAACTAGACAGTGTGGTACTGATGCGGGATCTGCCGGAGCACGGCTTACGGGCCGGAGATGTAGGAGTCGTGGTGCACGTTTACGGGGAGGGGATCGGATTCGAGGTGGAGTTCGTGACGGGCGACGGGAAGACGGTGGCGGTGGTTACCCTGAGCCGGGATGAGGTTCGGCCGATCGGAAAGGAGGAGATCCTGCACGTGCGGACCCTGACCTCCACCTAA
- a CDS encoding DUF6883 domain-containing protein, producing MKDPELLQEALLEVAREGLGRGILETPYGSKYVVDGQLRTPKGELVWIRTIWIVEAGQDQPRLVTAYPREEE from the coding sequence ATGAAAGACCCAGAGCTTCTGCAGGAGGCGCTCCTGGAAGTTGCTCGGGAGGGCCTCGGGAGAGGCATCCTTGAGACGCCATACGGCAGCAAATATGTCGTGGATGGTCAGCTGCGGACACCAAAAGGGGAATTGGTGTGGATTCGAACGATATGGATTGTGGAAGCGGGTCAAGATCAGCCGCGGCTGGTTACCGCCTATCCTCGAGAGGAGGAATGA
- a CDS encoding DUF6883 domain-containing protein produces MKSGRLLHRAMGSSGGVPRPRIAARDSHRHLWSLPMPLPNAGNAYVPLSKITRYLLSETHSVGRAKARFFRALGFNERPRASAGGAPGSCSGGPRERHP; encoded by the coding sequence ATGAAGAGCGGGCGCCTCCTTCATCGGGCTATGGGTTCATCCGGTGGGGTGCCGCGCCCCCGGATCGCCGCGAGAGACAGCCATCGCCATTTGTGGAGCCTTCCAATGCCGCTCCCGAATGCCGGAAACGCCTACGTCCCTTTGTCCAAGATCACTCGATATCTGCTGTCGGAAACACACAGCGTCGGCAGGGCAAAGGCCAGGTTCTTCCGTGCCCTTGGGTTCAATGAAAGACCCAGAGCTTCTGCAGGAGGCGCTCCTGGAAGTTGCTCGGGAGGGCCTCGGGAGAGGCATCCTTGA
- a CDS encoding DUF169 domain-containing protein, translating into MLDRLQRLQEALQAHVRPATFPVAIRMIAPGEPWPEKTRFPKRDFGQQIAICQGFAIARHYGWIIGMRGEDLSCPLAKAVWGFEPLLDYYLNGMTCAGMYTETPAAGAVSEAQVDKWEYRQWEGVVAAPLHRTTFEPHVILIYGNSAQVMRLVVARLWKTGGRLTSSFSGRIDCADAVITAMKTDECQVILPCYGDRVFGQAQDDEMAFTIPNSKIEWIVEGLEGTHKGGIRYPIPRFLRYTGIYPDHYMEMERQWREKKEAAASG; encoded by the coding sequence ATGCTGGACAGGCTTCAACGCCTGCAGGAGGCCCTTCAGGCTCACGTGCGCCCGGCCACCTTCCCGGTGGCGATCCGGATGATCGCCCCGGGGGAGCCGTGGCCGGAGAAGACCCGCTTCCCCAAACGGGATTTCGGCCAGCAGATCGCCATCTGTCAGGGCTTCGCCATCGCCCGTCATTACGGTTGGATCATCGGGATGCGAGGGGAGGACCTCTCCTGCCCCCTCGCCAAAGCCGTGTGGGGCTTTGAACCGTTGCTCGATTACTACCTCAACGGCATGACCTGCGCCGGGATGTATACGGAAACCCCGGCCGCCGGAGCGGTGAGCGAGGCCCAGGTCGACAAATGGGAATACCGCCAGTGGGAAGGCGTCGTCGCCGCTCCCCTCCATCGCACCACCTTCGAGCCCCATGTGATCCTCATCTACGGGAACTCCGCCCAAGTCATGCGCCTGGTGGTCGCCCGTCTCTGGAAGACGGGAGGGCGTCTCACCTCCTCTTTCTCCGGGCGCATCGACTGCGCCGACGCGGTGATCACCGCCATGAAGACCGATGAGTGCCAGGTCATCCTCCCCTGCTACGGCGATCGGGTCTTCGGCCAGGCCCAGGACGACGAGATGGCCTTCACCATCCCGAACAGCAAGATCGAGTGGATCGTCGAGGGGCTGGAGGGCACCCACAAGGGCGGCATCCGCTATCCCATCCCCAGGTTCCTCCGCTACACCGGGATCTACCCCGATCATTACATGGAGATGGAGCGCCAGTGGAGGGAAAAGAAAGAAGCGGCAGCCTCAGGATGA
- a CDS encoding thiamine pyrophosphate-dependent dehydrogenase E1 component subunit alpha, translating into MAVEVKEFLPITQRHEDLGLSDETVLRMYYHLLLSRRLDERCWVLQRQGRVPFHISGIAHEGIGVGAAYALRKGFDIVHPYYRDLALSIALGMKPVEFMLALYGKKGDPHSAARQMPSHFSLCHLNIISGSSPVATQLPQAAGIAFAEILKQKLRPQLEAAGFRVSREMRVVLTSTGEGSTSEGDFHEALNWAGIYRLPLVVLVHNNQYAISVPVWKQMAVKRVADRAAAYGIHGAVADGGNVLEVYQVVKEAVDRARAGEGATLIEAVTYRWTPHSSDDDDRTYRTREEVEQGKLRDPLPRLRDYLYRRGLLTQREEDELEERVRAEVDEAQRQAEEAPYPAPEEALAPVFATEDRSGWWGE; encoded by the coding sequence ATGGCGGTCGAGGTAAAAGAGTTCCTTCCGATCACCCAGCGCCATGAGGACCTCGGGCTCTCCGATGAGACCGTCCTCCGGATGTATTACCACCTCCTCCTCTCCCGCCGGCTCGACGAGCGCTGTTGGGTTCTTCAGCGCCAGGGCCGCGTCCCCTTCCACATCTCCGGCATCGCCCACGAAGGCATCGGGGTGGGGGCCGCCTACGCCCTGCGCAAAGGGTTCGACATCGTGCACCCTTACTATCGGGACCTCGCCCTCTCCATCGCCCTAGGGATGAAGCCGGTGGAGTTCATGCTCGCCCTCTACGGGAAGAAAGGCGATCCCCACAGCGCCGCCCGCCAGATGCCCTCCCACTTCAGCCTCTGCCACCTGAACATCATCTCCGGCTCCAGCCCCGTCGCCACCCAGCTCCCTCAGGCCGCCGGCATCGCCTTCGCGGAGATCCTCAAGCAGAAGCTCCGGCCCCAGCTGGAGGCCGCCGGGTTCCGGGTGAGCCGGGAGATGCGGGTGGTCCTCACCTCCACCGGTGAGGGCAGCACCAGCGAGGGCGACTTCCACGAGGCCCTGAACTGGGCCGGCATCTACAGGCTCCCCCTCGTCGTCCTGGTCCACAACAACCAGTATGCGATCTCCGTCCCGGTCTGGAAGCAGATGGCTGTGAAGCGCGTCGCCGACCGGGCCGCCGCCTACGGGATCCATGGGGCCGTCGCAGACGGCGGAAACGTCCTGGAGGTCTATCAGGTGGTCAAGGAGGCGGTGGACCGGGCGCGGGCGGGGGAGGGGGCAACCCTCATCGAGGCGGTGACCTACCGGTGGACGCCTCACTCGTCCGATGATGACGACCGGACCTACCGGACGCGGGAGGAGGTGGAGCAGGGCAAGCTGCGGGATCCGCTGCCGCGGCTGCGGGACTATCTCTACCGGCGGGGCTTGCTCACCCAGCGGGAGGAGGACGAGCTGGAGGAGCGGGTTCGGGCGGAGGTGGACGAGGCCCAGCGGCAGGCGGAGGAAGCCCCTTATCCGGCCCCTGAGGAGGCCCTGGCCCCTGTCTTCGCCACGGAGGACCGCTCCGGCTGGTGGGGGGAGTGA
- a CDS encoding alpha-ketoacid dehydrogenase subunit beta — translation MPEKTLIEAIREAIDEEMARDPRVFVVGEDVGPRGGVFRATMGLWQKYGEWRVIDSPLAELSIVAIGIGAALNGFRPICEIQFADFIHPAFNQIVNEAARFFYRSGGVYNVPMVIRAPYGGGISGGLYHSQSVEAFFAHVPGLKVVIPSNPYDAKGLLKAAIRDPNPVLFFEPKKGYRLIKGEVPEGDYIVPIGPAKVTREGSDLTVFAYGMMHYYALQAAEMVAKEGIDVEVVDLRTLAPVDKTTILNSVKKTGKALIVYEDNLTLGYGAEVAAILAEEGFEYLDGPVMRLAGPDVPGVPFSPPMQDFFMPSPQKIAEAIRRLARY, via the coding sequence ATGCCGGAGAAGACGCTGATCGAGGCGATCCGGGAGGCCATAGATGAGGAGATGGCCCGGGATCCGCGGGTCTTCGTGGTCGGGGAGGATGTGGGTCCGCGGGGCGGGGTGTTCCGGGCCACCATGGGCCTGTGGCAGAAATACGGGGAGTGGCGGGTGATCGACTCCCCGCTGGCGGAGCTCTCCATCGTGGCCATCGGCATCGGGGCCGCCCTCAACGGCTTCCGCCCGATCTGTGAGATCCAGTTCGCCGATTTCATCCATCCCGCCTTCAACCAGATCGTCAACGAGGCCGCCCGCTTCTTTTACCGCTCCGGGGGCGTCTACAACGTCCCCATGGTCATCCGCGCTCCTTACGGGGGTGGGATCAGCGGCGGTCTCTACCACAGCCAGAGCGTGGAGGCCTTCTTCGCCCATGTGCCCGGCCTGAAGGTGGTCATCCCCTCCAACCCCTACGACGCCAAGGGGCTGCTGAAGGCGGCCATCCGCGATCCGAACCCCGTGCTCTTCTTTGAGCCCAAGAAAGGCTATCGATTGATCAAGGGGGAGGTCCCTGAGGGCGACTACATCGTCCCCATCGGCCCGGCGAAGGTGACCCGGGAGGGGAGCGACCTCACCGTCTTCGCCTACGGGATGATGCATTACTACGCCCTCCAGGCGGCCGAGATGGTGGCCAAGGAGGGGATCGACGTGGAGGTGGTGGATCTGCGGACCCTGGCCCCGGTGGACAAGACGACGATCCTCAACTCGGTGAAGAAGACGGGGAAGGCCCTCATCGTCTACGAGGACAACCTGACCCTGGGCTATGGGGCGGAGGTGGCGGCCATCCTGGCCGAGGAAGGTTTCGAATACCTGGACGGCCCGGTGATGCGGCTGGCGGGGCCGGATGTGCCGGGGGTGCCCTTCAGCCCGCCCATGCAGGACTTCTTTATGCCCAGCCCCCAGAAGATCGCCGAGGCCATCCGGCGCCTGGCTCGATATTGA
- a CDS encoding dihydrolipoamide acetyltransferase family protein codes for MPTQVIMPQLGESVVEGKILRWLKREGEPVRQFEPLLEVETEKVTTEVTAPADGVLLKIYFPEGVTVRAGTLIAMVGQPGEPVPERPYRVGHGGEIEPLEEAPAVAPAAAGLPPAPEPAPAGRREGGPRISPVVAKMAAEYGIDLSKVPGTGEGGRVTKKDLLAYIERMKLQPVGAPTAPREAELPPWEQPGTGELFRPTEEVLRAAPAPAAPPAPAAPPPPPAAPAMPYEILPLTSIRRAIAEHMVRSKHTSPHVTTVFEVDMSRVMAHYEANRAAFEREGVRLTLTPYFIMAALAALKAYPILNSTWTEEGIRVYKVYHIGVAVSLGEEGLIVPVIKNADTYSLIGLARAVNDLAERARKRQLKPDEVQGSTFTITNHGVSGSLFATPIINQPNCAILGVGRVHKRPVVVETPQGDALAIRPMVYLTLTFDHRIIDGAQADAFMSKVKAVLEGWA; via the coding sequence ATGCCGACCCAGGTGATCATGCCCCAGCTGGGAGAGAGCGTGGTGGAGGGGAAGATCCTCCGCTGGCTGAAGCGGGAGGGGGAGCCGGTCCGTCAGTTCGAGCCCCTGCTGGAGGTGGAGACGGAGAAGGTGACCACCGAGGTGACGGCGCCGGCGGATGGGGTGCTGCTCAAGATCTATTTCCCCGAGGGCGTCACTGTGCGGGCGGGGACGCTGATCGCCATGGTGGGACAGCCGGGGGAGCCGGTCCCCGAGCGGCCCTACCGGGTGGGCCACGGTGGGGAGATCGAGCCCCTGGAGGAGGCCCCGGCCGTCGCGCCCGCAGCCGCTGGTCTCCCGCCCGCCCCGGAGCCGGCCCCGGCGGGCCGCCGGGAGGGTGGTCCGCGCATCTCCCCGGTGGTGGCGAAGATGGCCGCCGAATACGGGATCGATCTCTCCAAGGTCCCGGGCACCGGGGAGGGCGGCCGCGTCACCAAGAAAGATCTCCTGGCTTACATTGAGCGGATGAAGCTCCAACCCGTCGGCGCTCCGACAGCCCCTCGGGAGGCGGAGCTGCCGCCCTGGGAGCAGCCGGGGACCGGGGAGCTGTTCCGGCCTACCGAGGAGGTGTTGCGGGCCGCTCCGGCCCCGGCCGCGCCTCCTGCGCCCGCGGCCCCGCCGCCCCCGCCCGCTGCCCCGGCGATGCCCTATGAGATCCTCCCGCTCACCTCGATACGTCGGGCCATCGCCGAGCACATGGTCCGCTCCAAGCACACCTCTCCCCATGTCACCACCGTCTTCGAGGTCGACATGAGCCGGGTGATGGCCCATTATGAGGCCAACCGGGCGGCCTTCGAGCGGGAGGGGGTGCGCCTGACGCTCACGCCGTATTTCATCATGGCCGCCCTGGCTGCCCTCAAAGCCTACCCGATCCTCAACAGCACGTGGACCGAGGAGGGGATCCGGGTCTACAAGGTTTACCACATCGGGGTGGCGGTCTCCCTGGGGGAGGAAGGGCTGATCGTGCCGGTGATCAAGAACGCGGACACCTATAGCCTGATCGGGCTGGCCCGGGCGGTCAACGATCTGGCGGAGCGGGCCCGCAAGCGTCAGCTGAAGCCCGACGAGGTCCAGGGCAGCACCTTCACCATCACCAACCACGGCGTATCGGGCAGCCTGTTCGCCACCCCCATCATCAACCAGCCCAACTGCGCCATCCTGGGCGTGGGGCGCGTCCATAAGCGCCCGGTGGTCGTGGAGACCCCTCAGGGGGATGCCCTGGCCATCCGCCCCATGGTCTACCTCACCCTGACCTTTGACCATCGCATCATCGACGGCGCCCAGGCGGATGCTTTTATGAGCAAAGTGAAGGCGGTGCTGGAGGGCTGGGCGTAA
- a CDS encoding Rieske 2Fe-2S domain-containing protein: MGAPREVWVQVARVPEVRAAGVYVVQAGRYTIALFAEGDRIYAVDNRCPHMGFPLHRGTLRDGLLTCHWHHARFDLQTGGTFDLWADDLTVFPVEIRGDEVWVNLSPSGDARERARVRLEDGLKHGLPLVLAKTVLRLLELGEDPVEIFRIGLNFGVRHRRDGWGPGLTILTAMMNLLSDLDPSDRPRALYHGLAAVATDAEDSPPRLPVRPLPGAADPDRLHRWFQQFVEVRDAEGAERCLASAIAAGLPPAIIAEMIFAAATDHRYLAVGHALDFANKAFEALEIAGWADADLVLTSLVPVLVRGERMEESVAWRHPVDLVGLLERAFEALPALRPSPEGRWAGPEALIPVLLGEDPEAIVDALLGALREGAPWAEVAGTVALAAALRIVHFSLHNEHGDWDTALHTFSFAHAVHQAMRRFPSPALLRGVFDAAMSVYLDRFLNVPSVPLPEPRAPAGMPNRVTATLAALLDRQGAVQEAASVVAGCLQAGGEASPVRAALGHALLREDRDFHTIQMVEAAFRESAIWRGTRWEPFLLIAAARYLAAHAPTRRAQEQIYRIAERLHRGERLYEEA; this comes from the coding sequence ATGGGCGCTCCCCGGGAGGTATGGGTTCAGGTCGCGCGCGTCCCAGAGGTGCGGGCCGCAGGCGTCTATGTTGTCCAGGCCGGTCGCTACACCATCGCCCTCTTCGCCGAAGGGGATCGCATCTACGCCGTGGACAACCGGTGCCCCCATATGGGCTTCCCCCTTCACCGGGGAACCTTGCGGGATGGCCTGCTCACCTGTCACTGGCATCACGCCCGCTTCGACCTGCAGACGGGAGGGACCTTCGATCTGTGGGCCGATGATCTGACGGTGTTCCCGGTGGAGATCCGGGGCGATGAAGTGTGGGTGAACCTATCCCCTTCGGGGGATGCACGGGAGCGCGCCCGGGTCCGGCTGGAAGATGGATTGAAACACGGGTTGCCCCTGGTCCTGGCCAAGACGGTCCTGCGCCTTCTGGAGCTCGGGGAGGACCCGGTTGAGATCTTCCGAATCGGATTGAACTTCGGCGTGCGCCACCGGCGGGACGGCTGGGGGCCCGGGCTGACGATCCTCACGGCGATGATGAATCTGCTCTCCGACCTGGACCCTTCGGACCGGCCGCGGGCGCTCTACCACGGCCTGGCGGCGGTGGCCACGGATGCGGAGGACTCCCCTCCACGTCTCCCAGTCCGCCCCCTCCCAGGCGCTGCCGATCCGGATCGCCTCCATCGGTGGTTCCAGCAGTTCGTGGAGGTGCGGGATGCGGAGGGGGCAGAGCGCTGCCTGGCCTCTGCCATTGCAGCCGGCCTGCCCCCGGCTATCATCGCTGAGATGATCTTCGCCGCGGCCACAGATCACCGTTACTTGGCTGTCGGCCACGCCCTGGACTTCGCGAATAAGGCCTTCGAGGCTCTGGAGATCGCGGGGTGGGCGGACGCAGACCTGGTGCTGACCAGCCTCGTCCCGGTCCTGGTGCGGGGGGAGCGGATGGAGGAGAGCGTCGCCTGGCGCCATCCGGTGGACTTGGTGGGGCTCCTGGAGCGGGCCTTCGAGGCGCTGCCGGCCCTCCGTCCATCCCCAGAGGGGCGTTGGGCCGGGCCGGAGGCGCTGATCCCGGTGCTGCTGGGGGAGGATCCCGAAGCCATCGTCGACGCCCTGCTCGGGGCGCTTCGAGAGGGAGCGCCCTGGGCGGAGGTGGCCGGGACGGTCGCCCTGGCGGCGGCGCTCCGGATCGTTCACTTCTCCCTGCACAACGAACACGGCGATTGGGACACCGCCCTGCACACCTTCAGCTTCGCTCACGCGGTCCACCAAGCGATGCGCCGGTTCCCCTCCCCTGCCCTCCTGCGGGGAGTCTTTGACGCGGCTATGAGCGTCTACCTGGATCGGTTCCTGAACGTCCCGTCGGTCCCTCTCCCGGAGCCCCGTGCCCCTGCAGGGATGCCCAATCGCGTGACGGCAACCCTCGCCGCCCTCCTGGATCGGCAGGGGGCGGTGCAGGAGGCCGCCTCCGTGGTGGCCGGTTGCCTGCAGGCAGGAGGGGAGGCCAGCCCGGTGCGGGCCGCCTTAGGGCATGCGTTGTTGCGGGAGGACCGGGACTTCCACACGATCCAGATGGTGGAGGCAGCCTTCCGGGAATCCGCGATCTGGCGAGGGACCCGATGGGAGCCCTTCCTCCTGATCGCCGCTGCCCGCTATCTGGCTGCCCACGCCCCCACGCGGCGGGCCCAGGAGCAGATCTACCGCATCGCCGAGCGCCTCCACCGGGGCGAGCGCCTCTACGAGGAGGCGTAG
- a CDS encoding XdhC family protein, which produces MSWRLSGGLRLDELIRDLEARGEAFVIATVVRRQPPVSARVGDRAVITADGRIYGWVGGGCAHDLILREAQAVLASRRPRLLRITPEASGEDIEEEARTVATMACPSQGELEVFLEPWVREPQLLIFGESPLAQALAVFGQALGYEVTRVVQRMSSPEETSGIRLTPLEAMPAFAPNDELYVVVASMGHYDEEALAAALRTPARYIGLVASRRRAQALLNFLQQSGWSEADLGRIRAPAGLNLGAVTQEEIALSVMAEIMQVRRQAMAEPITLPEPSPARARDPVCGMEVEIPTARHATDWEGQRFYFCCASCRQAFLADPTRYLAAMG; this is translated from the coding sequence ATGAGCTGGCGTCTGAGCGGGGGGCTTCGGCTGGATGAGCTGATCCGGGATCTGGAGGCGCGTGGGGAGGCGTTCGTGATCGCCACAGTGGTGCGCCGGCAGCCTCCGGTATCGGCGCGCGTAGGGGATCGAGCGGTGATCACCGCCGATGGACGGATCTACGGTTGGGTGGGCGGGGGCTGCGCTCATGATCTGATCCTCCGGGAGGCCCAGGCCGTGCTGGCGAGCCGCCGACCGCGCCTGCTGCGCATCACACCGGAGGCGAGCGGGGAGGACATCGAAGAAGAAGCCCGCACCGTGGCGACCATGGCCTGCCCCAGCCAGGGGGAGTTGGAGGTCTTCCTGGAGCCATGGGTCCGGGAGCCGCAGCTGTTGATCTTCGGGGAATCCCCCCTGGCCCAGGCCCTGGCCGTGTTCGGCCAGGCTTTGGGATACGAAGTCACCCGGGTGGTCCAGCGAATGTCCTCTCCGGAGGAGACATCGGGGATCCGGCTCACGCCTCTGGAGGCCATGCCTGCTTTCGCCCCGAACGACGAGCTCTATGTGGTGGTGGCCTCGATGGGCCACTACGACGAGGAAGCCTTGGCGGCCGCCCTGCGCACCCCTGCCCGCTACATCGGCCTGGTGGCCAGCCGCCGTCGGGCCCAGGCGCTCCTTAACTTCCTGCAACAGTCCGGGTGGTCCGAAGCGGACCTGGGGCGGATCCGGGCGCCGGCCGGCCTGAACTTGGGGGCCGTGACCCAGGAGGAGATCGCCCTCTCGGTGATGGCGGAGATCATGCAGGTGCGCCGGCAAGCCATGGCTGAGCCGATCACGCTTCCGGAACCCAGCCCAGCACGGGCCCGGGACCCGGTTTGCGGGATGGAGGTGGAGATCCCTACGGCTCGCCACGCAACGGATTGGGAAGGGCAACGTTTCTACTTCTGTTGTGCTTCCTGCCGGCAGGCCTTCCTGGCCGACCCCACCCGCTACCTAGCGGCAATGGGATAA